A single region of the Changchengzhania lutea genome encodes:
- a CDS encoding AI-2E family transporter — protein MTSQTITKGILKAVAIILGVVLLAVFLYKIQSVISYIAMAAVISLIGRPIVIFLEKRLKFNNTVAVIITIILLLSMFLGLVGLFVPLILKQGENLSLLDINELQGTIENLYTEIITYFNIYDIDLESSIKKSNFLAKIDYSLIPDFLNLIISGLGSFSVALFSVLFISFFFLKDNKLFENGILTFMPKDKESRWKKSTTKIKDLLSRYFVGLIFQILILFIIYTIGLLIIGVENPIVIAFLCALLNLIPYVGPLIGAFLMLTLTMTSNLGQSFNEVILPKTFWVLLVFIIGQLVDNFISQPKIFSTATKAHPLEIFLVILIAGILFGIIGLIIAVPAYTAMKVIMKEFLSENAIIKKLTKNL, from the coding sequence ATGACTTCACAAACAATAACAAAAGGAATTTTAAAGGCGGTAGCCATCATTTTGGGTGTGGTTTTACTCGCCGTATTTCTGTATAAAATTCAATCCGTCATCAGTTATATAGCCATGGCCGCCGTAATATCTTTAATAGGTAGACCCATTGTTATCTTTTTAGAAAAGCGCTTAAAATTTAATAATACAGTAGCCGTTATCATAACCATAATCTTACTATTGAGTATGTTTTTAGGGCTTGTGGGTTTATTTGTTCCACTCATATTGAAACAGGGTGAAAACTTATCACTTTTAGATATTAATGAATTGCAAGGCACCATAGAAAATCTTTATACTGAGATTATTACCTATTTTAATATTTATGATATTGATTTAGAATCATCTATTAAGAAATCTAATTTTTTAGCAAAAATTGATTATTCCTTAATTCCCGATTTTTTAAATTTAATCATTAGCGGATTGGGAAGTTTTAGTGTTGCCTTATTTTCGGTATTATTTATTTCCTTCTTCTTTTTAAAAGATAATAAACTCTTTGAAAATGGCATCTTAACATTTATGCCTAAAGACAAAGAATCACGTTGGAAAAAATCGACCACAAAAATTAAAGATCTGCTCTCAAGATATTTTGTCGGGCTTATTTTTCAAATTCTTATTTTATTTATTATTTATACCATCGGTCTCTTAATTATTGGCGTTGAAAACCCCATTGTTATTGCATTTTTATGTGCTTTGCTAAATCTAATCCCGTATGTTGGTCCTTTAATTGGAGCCTTTTTAATGCTCACGCTAACCATGACCAGTAATTTGGGCCAAAGCTTTAACGAGGTTATCTTACCCAAAACTTTTTGGGTGCTTTTAGTTTTTATCATTGGGCAACTCGTAGACAATTTTATAAGTCAACCAAAAATTTTCTCAACAGCCACCAAAGCGCACCCTCTAGAAATTTTTCTAGTCATTCTCATCGCTGGAATCCTTTTTGGAATAATAGGTTTAATTATAGCCGTACCTGCATATACGGCAATGAAAGTTATCATGAAAGAGTTTTTATCTGAAAATGCCATAATAAAGAAACTCACTAAAAACCTATAA
- a CDS encoding AI-2E family transporter: MKSNKITRSHLQTIAIVLGFILLIYFLYKIQSLIIYIFVASVISLLCRPIVAFFNNKLKLSNTLSAFLTLVFVIGFFSFVIWIFFPIIINQGQQISEIDFDMVKQDLNELNIQASEFLGVEQINIIEYIKNTEFARNFNSELVLEFIGVFFDNIGGMVAGIFSILFISYFLLKDDRLIGKAVSVFAEDGKERRFYLVLQKSKILLSRYFMGLFLQTLIIAVLYFFLLLYIDIENTLAIALICAFLNIVPYLGPLIGLVVMILVVISNNLSADFSSELFPLLLVVLAGVAIVQLIDNLISQPVIFGKSVKSHPLEIFVVIVIGGLLVGILGMILAVPVYTTIKVIAKEFLSEYKIVKHLTKDI, encoded by the coding sequence ATGAAATCAAACAAGATTACAAGGAGTCATTTGCAGACCATAGCTATTGTGCTCGGTTTTATTTTACTCATTTATTTTCTATACAAAATACAAAGTCTAATCATTTATATTTTTGTTGCTAGTGTCATTTCCCTGTTGTGTAGGCCTATTGTTGCTTTTTTTAATAACAAATTAAAGTTGTCTAATACCCTATCGGCTTTCTTAACGTTAGTTTTTGTTATTGGGTTCTTCTCATTTGTTATCTGGATTTTCTTTCCTATAATTATAAATCAAGGCCAGCAAATATCTGAGATTGATTTCGATATGGTGAAACAAGATTTAAACGAGCTTAATATACAGGCCAGTGAATTTTTGGGTGTAGAACAGATTAACATTATAGAATATATTAAAAACACAGAATTTGCTAGAAATTTTAATTCAGAGCTGGTTCTCGAATTTATAGGCGTATTTTTTGATAATATAGGAGGCATGGTTGCTGGTATATTCTCAATTTTATTTATATCCTATTTCCTGTTAAAAGATGACCGTTTAATTGGTAAGGCCGTATCGGTTTTTGCCGAGGATGGTAAGGAGCGTCGCTTTTATCTTGTGCTTCAAAAATCAAAAATATTGCTATCACGCTATTTTATGGGCTTATTTCTTCAAACGCTTATCATAGCCGTTTTATATTTTTTCCTTTTACTTTATATCGATATAGAAAACACATTAGCCATTGCGCTTATTTGTGCTTTTTTAAATATAGTGCCTTATTTGGGGCCACTCATTGGTTTAGTGGTTATGATTTTAGTAGTGATTAGTAACAATCTTTCTGCTGATTTTTCTTCAGAATTATTCCCTTTGTTATTAGTCGTACTAGCTGGGGTAGCCATAGTTCAACTTATTGATAACCTAATCTCGCAACCCGTCATTTTTGGTAAAAGCGTCAAATCACATCCCTTAGAAATTTTTGTGGTTATTGTTATTGGAGGTCTTTTAGTTGGCATTTTAGGAATGATTTTAGCCGTTCCAGTTTATACGACCATAAAAGTAATAGCAAAAGAATTTCTTTCGGAATATAAGATTGTGAAGCACTTAACAAAAGATATATAA
- a CDS encoding TrmH family RNA methyltransferase yields MQLTHYNTNFKSKKFPIVLVCDNITNAPNLGSLFRTADAFGIERLILCGEHISVGKKLRKTSRSTEKVVDYEICKSAIALVKDLKNKNYQIISLEITTNSQSLATFQFNTSTPIALILGDENFGVSEDILKLSDAVLHIPMYGQNSSMNVVQATTLALYEIIKQLKPL; encoded by the coding sequence TTGCAATTAACTCATTACAATACCAACTTTAAGTCCAAAAAATTTCCCATTGTATTAGTGTGTGATAATATCACCAATGCCCCTAATCTGGGTAGTTTATTTAGAACTGCCGACGCTTTTGGTATTGAAAGATTAATACTTTGTGGAGAGCATATTTCAGTAGGTAAGAAACTTCGAAAAACTTCCAGATCCACTGAAAAGGTGGTGGACTACGAAATCTGTAAATCAGCCATAGCGCTTGTAAAAGATTTAAAAAACAAAAATTATCAAATTATTTCATTGGAAATAACGACAAACAGTCAATCGCTTGCTACCTTTCAATTTAACACTAGTACACCTATTGCACTTATTTTAGGTGACGAGAATTTTGGTGTTTCAGAAGATATCTTAAAATTATCTGATGCTGTTCTCCATATTCCCATGTATGGTCAAAATAGTAGTATGAATGTCGTACAGGCAACAACACTTGCCTTATATGAAATCATTAAACAACTAAAACCTTTATAA